Proteins encoded together in one Dehalococcoidia bacterium window:
- a CDS encoding VOC family protein, translating to MPKVTSLGHVGLFCNDIGVMRDFYENTLGMTVTDYSNERQMVFLSSNPELEHHELFLTAGRNTDAEAKIIQQISFHVDSLEEVRQFHERFIADEVTIDSIVTHGNTASIYFRDPELNRLEIYYSLKDATGNPVSWPQPFRVALDIKQNDAQILKQIQDVTSKNNK from the coding sequence ATGCCAAAAGTAACTTCACTAGGACACGTCGGGTTGTTTTGTAATGATATCGGAGTAATGCGTGATTTTTATGAAAATACACTTGGAATGACTGTTACTGATTATAGTAATGAAAGGCAGATGGTCTTTTTGTCGTCTAATCCAGAGTTAGAACACCACGAGCTTTTCTTAACTGCAGGGCGAAATACTGATGCAGAAGCGAAAATTATCCAGCAAATTTCATTCCATGTTGATAGCTTAGAGGAAGTGAGGCAGTTTCATGAAAGATTTATTGCGGATGAAGTAACAATTGATTCAATTGTTACTCACGGAAACACCGCAAGTATTTATTTTCGTGACCCTGAATTAAATAGACTTGAAATTTACTATAGCCTTAAAGATGCGACCGGGAATCCAGTGTCATGGCCTCAACCATTCCGAGTCGCATTGGACATCAAACAAAATGATGCCCAGATTCTTAAACAAATCCAAGACGTAACTTCGAAAAACAATAAATAA
- a CDS encoding FAD-dependent oxidoreductase translates to MTENNYYDVIVIGGGSAGCVAATRLSEDPSRKVLLLEAGPDPDPIPHIIADGTSSNRPILESPFVIMYPTERKIDGSEYYPISGRVLGGGSSVNMMGVVRPTQHDLEKWESLGNPGWSYEDCLPFLKRIESDQDYPNAPHHGNKGPLTVKRRLSFDNPLDAPQEAFKQRALNLGYPLLPDRNVPNPFGISMGASNVKDGIRQSTAVAYLNPARERQNLTIIADAPVLSLDLVNNQIRSVKYKHGSQIKEASADTYVLSSGVYHSPQILMLSGIGSKEDLEPLGINIVHELPGVGHNYQDHAAVNMVFESTEGFAADWVVSGLQLIYKSDPQLPNGDFHLYMRAPMVIEGLKPLMPFAANLIEQKSRGHVYITSTDPDQLPIIDDGLLQHPDDTKAMQRAMEFIQNFVDDDTMRPYFGRLTQPGPSDDWIEYAQSTYDCYHHGVGTCMMGPSSNNMSVVNNRLKMHGIENLYVADASIMPTVTHANTNITSIMIGERVSDFINEDSA, encoded by the coding sequence ATGACTGAAAATAATTATTACGACGTAATTGTAATTGGTGGAGGATCAGCAGGATGCGTTGCAGCAACGAGGCTCTCTGAGGATCCATCAAGAAAAGTTTTACTTTTAGAGGCTGGCCCAGACCCTGACCCAATCCCTCATATTATCGCAGACGGTACCTCAAGTAATCGCCCCATACTTGAATCACCTTTTGTCATTATGTACCCAACCGAAAGAAAAATTGATGGAAGTGAATATTACCCAATTAGCGGCCGGGTACTTGGTGGAGGCTCGTCAGTGAATATGATGGGGGTAGTGAGGCCGACTCAGCATGATTTAGAAAAATGGGAGTCTCTAGGAAACCCTGGTTGGTCATATGAAGACTGTTTACCTTTCCTTAAACGAATAGAAAGTGATCAAGATTACCCAAACGCCCCGCACCATGGGAACAAGGGCCCATTGACAGTAAAGCGCCGTCTTTCATTTGACAATCCACTTGATGCGCCGCAAGAAGCATTCAAGCAGCGAGCTTTAAACCTAGGATACCCATTGCTACCTGATCGAAACGTCCCCAATCCTTTTGGGATTTCAATGGGTGCATCCAATGTCAAAGATGGAATCCGGCAATCCACTGCCGTAGCATATTTGAACCCTGCTCGAGAAAGACAAAACTTAACAATCATTGCAGATGCTCCAGTCTTATCCTTAGATTTGGTTAATAACCAAATCCGATCCGTTAAATACAAGCATGGATCTCAAATCAAAGAAGCATCTGCTGATACTTATGTCCTTAGTTCGGGTGTATACCACAGCCCTCAAATACTTATGCTTTCGGGTATAGGCTCAAAGGAAGACCTTGAACCATTGGGCATAAATATTGTCCACGAATTACCTGGGGTAGGGCATAACTACCAAGATCACGCGGCAGTTAACATGGTCTTTGAAAGCACTGAAGGGTTTGCTGCTGACTGGGTTGTATCAGGTTTACAACTTATCTATAAGAGTGATCCTCAATTACCCAATGGGGATTTCCATCTGTATATGCGGGCACCTATGGTAATTGAAGGCTTGAAACCTCTTATGCCTTTTGCTGCTAATTTAATTGAGCAAAAATCGAGAGGTCATGTATACATCACCAGCACTGACCCTGATCAATTACCTATCATAGACGATGGGCTCTTGCAGCATCCCGATGATACAAAAGCCATGCAAAGGGCTATGGAATTTATACAAAATTTCGTGGATGACGATACTATGCGTCCATATTTTGGAAGATTAACGCAACCTGGGCCCAGTGACGATTGGATTGAATACGCCCAATCAACTTATGATTGCTACCATCATGGAGTTGGGACCTGCATGATGGGACCGTCTTCAAATAACATGTCTGTAGTAAATAATCGACTAAAAATGCATGGAATTGAAAATTTATACGTAGCAGATGCATCCATAATGCCTACGGTAACCCATGCAAATACCAATATTACTTCAATAATGATTGGTGAAAGAGTTTCAGATTTCATTAACGAAGATTCTGCATAA
- a CDS encoding FAD-dependent oxidoreductase has protein sequence MENNQFYDVIIIGGGSAGCVAATRLSEDPRRNVLLLEAGPDPQPIPEMIADGKGNNRPILESEYVVMYPTKRKIDGSEYFPLSGRVLGGGSSVNMMGVSRPTQYDLDRWESLGNQGWSYEDCLPVLKRIETDEDFGHLPYHGNQGPLTVQRKLSFDDGELAPPMQAFVDRATNLGFPIMPDSNVPTRFGLSPSASNVKDGKRQSTAVAYIGLARDRANLTIIDNAPVVGIKTDGSRVTEVQYEQGNEIHTAGADTFILSAGTYHSPQILMLSGFGPISELEKHGIKVVHNLEGIGSNYQDHAAVNMTFEGAGEFSPDWVVAGFQLVYKTHPDLPVGNFHIYMRAPIGVEGLKPMMPVAMNLVEQKSRGRISLNSTNPHELPIVDDGMLQHPDDIADMLNVMEFIRNFMDDSVMKPYYGKLMLPSEDEDWTEYAQSTYDSHHHGSGTCMMGLASNPMAVVDNRLRMHGMDNLFVADASIFPTVPHSATNVSAIMVGERVSDFVKEAGH, from the coding sequence ATGGAAAATAATCAATTTTACGATGTCATAATTATTGGAGGAGGTTCTGCAGGTTGTGTTGCTGCTACACGCCTATCAGAAGATCCTCGTCGTAACGTCTTATTGCTTGAAGCTGGACCTGATCCGCAGCCTATCCCTGAAATGATCGCAGATGGAAAAGGGAATAACCGACCAATTCTTGAATCTGAGTATGTCGTAATGTACCCCACAAAGCGAAAGATTGACGGGAGCGAATATTTTCCTCTAAGTGGACGCGTGCTTGGAGGTGGCTCGTCAGTGAACATGATGGGCGTCTCTAGGCCTACACAGTATGACTTAGATCGATGGGAATCTTTAGGAAACCAGGGGTGGTCCTATGAGGACTGCCTGCCGGTTCTGAAAAGAATTGAAACTGATGAGGATTTTGGTCATTTACCGTATCACGGCAATCAAGGACCTCTAACGGTACAGAGAAAATTATCATTTGATGATGGTGAGCTAGCTCCACCAATGCAAGCATTTGTGGACCGGGCAACTAACTTAGGTTTCCCTATAATGCCTGATAGCAATGTGCCGACCAGGTTCGGACTTTCTCCTTCAGCATCTAATGTTAAGGATGGTAAGCGTCAATCTACCGCAGTAGCTTACATAGGGCTGGCAAGAGACCGAGCGAATTTGACAATTATTGATAATGCGCCGGTTGTAGGCATAAAAACTGATGGCTCGCGCGTGACGGAAGTACAATACGAACAGGGAAATGAAATTCATACAGCGGGCGCAGACACTTTTATTTTAAGTGCAGGAACATACCATAGTCCTCAAATATTAATGCTTTCAGGCTTTGGCCCAATATCTGAGCTTGAAAAGCATGGAATTAAAGTCGTCCACAACCTAGAAGGAATTGGCTCCAATTATCAAGATCATGCGGCAGTAAATATGACTTTTGAAGGGGCAGGGGAGTTTTCTCCCGACTGGGTCGTTGCAGGGTTTCAATTAGTTTATAAAACACACCCAGACCTACCTGTAGGGAATTTCCATATCTATATGAGAGCTCCTATTGGCGTAGAAGGACTTAAGCCAATGATGCCGGTCGCTATGAACCTTGTGGAACAAAAATCTAGAGGACGTATTTCCTTAAACTCTACTAACCCCCATGAACTTCCAATAGTAGATGATGGAATGTTGCAGCATCCAGACGATATCGCAGACATGCTAAACGTAATGGAATTCATACGAAACTTCATGGATGATTCAGTTATGAAACCATATTACGGCAAATTAATGCTTCCATCTGAAGACGAAGATTGGACAGAATACGCCCAGTCAACTTATGACAGCCATCATCATGGTTCTGGTACTTGTATGATGGGATTAGCTTCTAATCCCATGGCAGTAGTAGATAACCGGTTACGCATGCATGGTATGGATAACCTATTCGTAGCAGACGCATCCATATTTCCGACTGTCCCGCACAGTGCTACAAACGTCTCAGCCATTATGGTTGGCGAAAGAGTTTCAGATTTTGTTAAAGAGGCTGGCCATTAG
- the smpB gene encoding SsrA-binding protein SmpB encodes MASKKKKTPQKNTGLNDKPRILTIADNRRARFDYDILDHLEAGIALTGTEIKAIRAGRVNIRDSFANIRNGEIWLHNLHIAQWQSSGPWGHEPTRSRKLLLHSDQIRKFGQSAGEKGLTIIPIRLYIKGHHAKVEIALAKGRHRYDKRRVIMQRETDREIARSIRHRTY; translated from the coding sequence ATGGCTTCTAAGAAAAAGAAAACACCTCAGAAAAATACTGGTTTGAACGACAAGCCTCGCATCTTAACAATTGCCGATAATCGCAGGGCTAGATTTGATTATGATATTTTGGATCATTTAGAAGCTGGGATAGCTTTAACCGGTACGGAAATTAAAGCTATCCGTGCTGGTCGGGTGAATATTAGAGATTCTTTCGCAAATATTCGAAATGGCGAAATTTGGTTGCATAACCTTCATATCGCGCAATGGCAGTCTTCTGGTCCATGGGGGCATGAACCTACCCGCTCGAGAAAGCTTTTGCTTCACTCTGATCAAATTCGCAAGTTTGGTCAGTCAGCTGGTGAAAAAGGACTAACTATTATACCAATTCGCCTTTATATCAAAGGGCACCATGCGAAAGTAGAAATTGCACTTGCCAAAGGTCGCCATCGATACGATAAAAGACGGGTAATTATGCAACGTGAGACAGATAGAGAAATTGCTCGATCAATCCGGCATCGTACGTACTAA
- a CDS encoding S41 family peptidase: protein MPTLLWQSRILKIAFVCTFCFLHIVLSACSQGSSIKTDELDAVIERLQSSFIDQDLLNSDDLNRAAIQGVIDFVDDPYTTYMSQTRVEHFNSALEGMASDFEGIGASVTERGGEIVILGPLPGSPAQEAGIKPGDKLLAVDGDLVKGKTLDEVVTQVRGPQGTIVRLTISRVGTPVPFNIQILRQTISISSVLARMQSDDIGYIQLSRFDATTAENFRTAIQDLTNAGAKGLIIDLRNNGGGLVTAAVAVASEFISTGEVLRWVESSGAETVMNVTGEGIAFDIPLVAIVNNFSASGSEVVVGALQDNGRAKIVGTRTFGKGSVNTLEVLDSGAGLYITMARWFTPKGRQIEGDGLEPDIVLGRPLNPKTLSEIGTHVTDLCAIHAEYSVKMEDYPNLEKSLNQLCNYQPDIEQQKLTDLFLDTAVIEMDRMLRS from the coding sequence ATGCCAACCTTATTATGGCAGTCTAGAATTCTTAAAATTGCATTTGTATGTACCTTTTGCTTTTTGCATATCGTTCTAAGTGCATGCTCGCAAGGCTCATCAATTAAAACTGATGAACTTGACGCTGTTATTGAGCGCTTACAGTCCAGCTTTATTGACCAAGACCTTCTCAATTCAGACGACCTGAACCGCGCTGCGATACAAGGAGTCATCGATTTTGTTGATGATCCCTACACTACCTACATGTCGCAGACCCGTGTAGAGCATTTCAATAGCGCACTGGAAGGCATGGCCTCTGACTTCGAAGGGATCGGTGCAAGCGTCACTGAACGTGGTGGGGAAATTGTTATTTTAGGCCCTCTTCCTGGCTCCCCAGCTCAGGAGGCGGGAATTAAACCCGGAGATAAGCTACTGGCAGTAGATGGAGATTTGGTTAAGGGTAAAACTTTGGATGAGGTGGTTACTCAAGTGAGAGGTCCTCAAGGTACGATTGTTCGTTTGACTATTTCTCGAGTTGGTACCCCCGTACCATTTAACATACAAATTCTGCGCCAGACTATTTCTATTAGTTCAGTGCTTGCACGCATGCAGAGTGATGACATTGGATATATTCAACTATCTAGATTTGATGCTACAACTGCCGAAAATTTCAGAACTGCTATTCAAGATTTAACGAACGCTGGTGCAAAAGGCTTGATAATTGACCTGCGTAATAATGGAGGCGGCCTTGTTACTGCGGCGGTTGCTGTTGCTTCCGAATTTATATCAACTGGCGAAGTATTACGCTGGGTAGAATCTAGTGGTGCTGAAACCGTAATGAATGTAACAGGTGAAGGAATAGCCTTTGATATTCCGTTAGTAGCCATAGTTAATAATTTCAGCGCTTCGGGCTCTGAAGTAGTAGTTGGAGCGTTACAAGATAATGGAAGAGCTAAGATTGTAGGAACAAGAACCTTTGGGAAAGGTTCAGTAAACACTTTAGAAGTTTTAGACTCAGGGGCAGGACTTTATATCACTATGGCTAGATGGTTTACTCCTAAAGGCCGACAAATTGAAGGCGATGGGCTTGAGCCTGATATTGTTCTAGGGCGCCCTTTGAATCCGAAAACATTGAGCGAAATAGGTACTCATGTTACTGATTTATGTGCAATTCATGCAGAATATTCAGTAAAAATGGAAGACTATCCTAATTTAGAAAAATCACTAAATCAGCTTTGTAATTACCAACCTGATATCGAACAGCAGAAGCTAACGGACTTGTTTCTTGATACGGCAGTAATTGAGATGGATAGGATGTTGAGGTCGTAG
- the hflX gene encoding GTPase HflX: protein MTVETAHKPERAMLLGVGIKSRAATWPLDDSLEELSQLAATAGAEVVGSITQYLEAPSVTYLGKGKLDELKTLKSVVNFETVICDDELTPTQQRNLERSFDGIVKVIDRTALILDVFARHARTHEGRLQVELAQAEYLLPRLAGQWSHLERLGGGIGTRGPGESQIETDRRLINLRIHRMKQELEKVRRHRSQYRSRRFRNGVPVISLLGYTNAGKSSLLNAISSAEVLSRDQLFSTLDPVTRKVRLPSGKFALFTDTVGFIQKLPPTLIAAFRATLEEVQESNILLHVIDISHPNAAEQVEVVEAIIDGLGISNKPRILGMNKADLLDPDVSRSFIEDIGSSTAVLTSAVSGLGLGELLIAVEETVSELNLGSGVEPGKLLAIE, encoded by the coding sequence ATGACTGTTGAAACAGCACATAAACCTGAGAGAGCAATGCTTCTGGGGGTGGGCATTAAGTCACGCGCGGCAACTTGGCCGTTAGATGATTCACTTGAGGAGCTCTCGCAATTAGCTGCTACTGCGGGCGCTGAGGTAGTGGGTTCAATTACGCAGTATCTTGAGGCTCCATCAGTGACTTACCTTGGTAAGGGTAAGTTGGATGAACTGAAAACATTAAAAAGCGTAGTTAACTTTGAAACGGTAATCTGTGACGATGAATTAACTCCTACACAGCAACGTAATTTAGAACGTTCGTTCGATGGAATTGTGAAGGTTATTGACAGAACGGCGCTGATTCTTGATGTATTTGCCCGGCACGCACGTACTCATGAAGGAAGGCTTCAAGTAGAACTTGCGCAAGCTGAATACTTGTTGCCTCGCTTGGCTGGCCAATGGAGTCATTTAGAAAGACTGGGCGGAGGAATCGGAACTCGGGGCCCAGGTGAGTCACAAATAGAAACAGATCGCAGGTTAATTAATTTACGCATTCATCGGATGAAACAAGAATTAGAAAAAGTGAGAAGACATCGATCTCAATACCGGTCAAGGCGCTTTAGGAATGGAGTTCCAGTCATTTCGCTTTTAGGCTATACGAACGCAGGAAAAAGCAGTTTATTGAATGCTATTTCTAGTGCTGAAGTTCTTTCTCGGGACCAATTGTTTTCCACGCTGGATCCTGTAACTCGAAAAGTACGACTACCCAGTGGTAAGTTCGCATTGTTCACGGATACTGTTGGTTTCATACAGAAACTTCCTCCAACGTTAATTGCTGCGTTTAGGGCAACTCTTGAAGAGGTCCAAGAATCTAATATTTTACTTCACGTAATTGATATTTCCCATCCTAATGCAGCAGAGCAAGTAGAGGTTGTGGAAGCAATAATTGATGGACTAGGTATATCAAATAAGCCTCGAATTTTGGGCATGAATAAAGCTGATCTGCTTGACCCCGATGTAAGTCGGAGCTTTATCGAAGATATAGGCAGTTCAACTGCAGTGCTTACTTCAGCGGTTTCTGGTCTTGGCTTGGGAGAATTGCTAATCGCGGTTGAAGAAACAGTGTCTGAACTCAATCTTGGCTCAGGGGTTGAACCAGGCAAATTGCTTGCGATTGAATAA
- a CDS encoding LL-diaminopimelate aminotransferase: MQIADRLNQLPPYLFLEISRKIAEKRSQGVDVISFGIGDPDVPTPDHVLDGLKKTIDDAPNHRYPESDGLPELRQSIARWYGNRFDVELEDKEIVPLIGAKEGVGHMALCLIDPGDIALVPDPAYPVYSVGTMFAGGTSHMMPLLESNGFRPDLSLIPVDIAKKAKVMWINYPNNPTGGLATPEFFKEVVAFAKEYDIAVCHDACYSEVTFDGYVAPSFLQTDGAKDVGIEFHSLSKTYNMTGWRVGMAVGNKDLIDALVRVKSNLDSGIPQAIQYMGIEALDVTTSDWHASNNEIYRRRRDRVVDTLLNIGLEVNRPKSGFYIWAKCPEGWSSAQLATELLDQHAVVVTPGRGYGEAGEGYIRLSLTTPDERVEEGLKRLEGWKLPTKPTE; the protein is encoded by the coding sequence ATGCAGATAGCTGACAGGCTTAACCAGCTTCCACCGTATTTATTTCTAGAAATCAGCCGGAAAATTGCCGAGAAACGCTCGCAAGGTGTTGATGTAATTAGCTTCGGTATCGGGGACCCCGACGTCCCAACACCAGATCATGTACTGGACGGTTTAAAAAAGACCATTGACGATGCTCCAAATCATAGATATCCCGAGTCTGACGGCTTGCCAGAATTACGACAATCAATCGCAAGATGGTACGGCAACAGATTTGATGTTGAGCTTGAGGACAAAGAAATCGTTCCTTTGATTGGTGCAAAGGAAGGTGTTGGGCATATGGCCCTGTGCCTTATTGACCCAGGTGATATAGCGCTAGTACCAGATCCTGCTTACCCGGTTTACAGCGTTGGGACAATGTTTGCAGGGGGAACTTCTCATATGATGCCACTTCTGGAATCTAATGGGTTTCGCCCAGATTTATCATTAATTCCCGTAGACATTGCTAAAAAAGCAAAAGTTATGTGGATCAATTACCCGAATAACCCTACGGGTGGATTAGCTACCCCAGAGTTTTTTAAAGAAGTTGTGGCGTTTGCAAAGGAATACGATATTGCAGTATGCCATGATGCCTGCTATTCAGAAGTTACTTTCGATGGATACGTTGCGCCAAGTTTCCTGCAGACTGACGGAGCAAAAGACGTTGGAATTGAATTCCATTCACTATCAAAGACATACAATATGACTGGCTGGCGAGTAGGGATGGCTGTTGGAAATAAAGATTTAATTGACGCTCTCGTGCGAGTTAAATCAAACTTGGATTCAGGCATCCCCCAGGCTATCCAATATATGGGTATTGAAGCCTTGGACGTCACTACGAGTGACTGGCATGCAAGCAATAACGAAATATATCGCCGTCGACGTGATCGTGTAGTCGATACTCTTTTGAATATAGGTCTTGAGGTTAACCGACCCAAGTCAGGGTTTTATATCTGGGCCAAGTGCCCTGAAGGCTGGAGCTCTGCGCAACTTGCGACAGAATTATTGGATCAGCATGCGGTTGTCGTTACTCCTGGTAGAGGGTATGGAGAGGCTGGGGAAGGCTACATACGGTTGTCATTAACAACTCCAGATGAACGTGTTGAAGAAGGGCTAAAGAGGCTTGAAGGTTGGAAATTGCCTACCAAGCCTACCGAATAA
- the dapF gene encoding diaminopimelate epimerase encodes MDFTKLQGTGNDYIYMNAFEQEKDWAEVARKVSDRHFGIGADGLIIATNSSLADVRMRMFNADGSEGEMCGNGIRCFAKYVLESDLVQVNERPLEIETGAGVLKVIPLKDGSIINGARVDMGPPIFRSLDIPVNPEHLGPSNFALLDKKTFSLLSVDQNELTFDASLEIEGLELILTAVSMGNPHVVAFLEEDVYQFDLTRIGPLVEHHLAFPNRVNFHIVNVVSSGQIISRTWERGSGITLACGTGASAMVAAGQLHGYLSEQVEVGVPGGDLTISWSGEGSILMDGDAVEVFSGQIAL; translated from the coding sequence ATGGATTTCACTAAGCTTCAAGGCACTGGTAACGACTACATATATATGAATGCTTTTGAACAGGAAAAAGACTGGGCAGAAGTAGCACGAAAAGTTTCTGATCGACATTTTGGGATCGGGGCAGATGGGCTAATTATTGCTACGAATTCATCTTTAGCGGATGTTCGGATGCGAATGTTCAATGCAGATGGTTCTGAAGGAGAAATGTGTGGGAACGGAATTCGCTGCTTTGCCAAATATGTTCTTGAGAGTGATTTGGTGCAAGTGAACGAGAGACCTTTAGAGATTGAAACTGGGGCAGGGGTATTGAAAGTCATCCCTTTGAAGGATGGCTCCATTATTAATGGGGCTAGAGTAGATATGGGCCCTCCAATTTTTAGGTCATTAGATATTCCGGTAAACCCAGAACACCTTGGGCCAAGCAATTTTGCTCTATTAGACAAAAAAACCTTTTCATTGTTAAGCGTTGATCAAAACGAATTAACCTTTGATGCTTCGCTTGAAATTGAAGGCTTGGAGTTAATACTTACAGCTGTATCAATGGGTAACCCGCATGTTGTCGCGTTTTTAGAAGAAGATGTGTATCAATTCGATTTGACTAGAATTGGTCCATTAGTAGAGCACCATCTAGCATTTCCAAACCGAGTGAATTTTCACATTGTCAATGTAGTAAGTTCAGGCCAAATTATTTCACGAACATGGGAACGTGGCTCAGGAATAACTCTTGCATGCGGTACGGGAGCTTCTGCTATGGTCGCTGCCGGCCAGTTACATGGTTATTTGAGCGAACAAGTTGAAGTGGGTGTTCCTGGGGGCGATTTGACAATTAGTTGGTCAGGAGAAGGATCGATATTGATGGACGGTGACGCTGTTGAAGTTTTCTCTGGCCAAATTGCTCTTTAG
- a CDS encoding isochorismatase family protein, translating to MNISSTDALIILDVQNDFCLGGTMPVLNGELVAERLTLVAKKFIQKKAFVFATQEWHPKDHSSFLSANGQWPDHCIQFTSGADFHESLQLPVESNIVRKGSNKDIDAYSGFVDSQLRELLLEKKIARLFIGGIATDTCVLNTVIDAINFGYSTHVLTDAVAAYDVEPGDGDRALHLMHFNDAELIRSDDLSN from the coding sequence ATGAATATTTCAAGTACGGATGCCCTAATCATTTTGGATGTTCAAAATGATTTCTGCCTCGGTGGCACTATGCCTGTCCTAAATGGCGAACTTGTTGCAGAGAGATTAACTTTGGTGGCAAAAAAATTTATACAAAAAAAAGCTTTTGTCTTTGCTACACAGGAGTGGCACCCAAAAGACCATTCTTCATTTCTTTCCGCAAATGGGCAATGGCCTGACCACTGCATACAATTCACTAGTGGTGCGGATTTTCACGAATCCCTTCAACTTCCAGTGGAATCAAATATTGTCAGGAAAGGTTCGAACAAAGATATTGATGCCTACTCAGGGTTCGTCGATTCGCAGCTTAGGGAATTGTTATTAGAAAAAAAAATAGCACGCCTATTTATTGGTGGGATCGCTACGGATACATGCGTACTGAATACAGTCATAGACGCCATCAATTTTGGGTACTCAACTCATGTATTAACCGATGCAGTTGCCGCGTATGACGTAGAGCCCGGTGATGGAGACCGAGCTCTGCATCTAATGCATTTTAATGACGCTGAATTAATTAGATCGGATGATCTTTCTAATTAG
- a CDS encoding amidohydrolase: MFENTKVIDCHGHMTTPPGFRGAIANWVSQNTGPSNHGAFPELSDEAMAGANKRHLDMLDDHSIDYQLISPRPIAMWHWMRPHLQYDWAHFTNDTIAQIMRLWPERFGGIAQLPQNRDLDGSHLVEELERTVTTMGFVGALVNPDPGGDRLTPGMNEKYWYPLYEKAQELNAVLMIHPSMSYDKRWEIVPANYQMNNVVEEYIAMQLLEHGRVFDDFPNLKVFICHGGGALHRFIKEDYHRGSRDLSNNLWFDSCVLEKNVLEAMIKQKTPQQVLFGTEAPGSGGAKRPESGLPSDDLVPVIGEMEFLSDEDKKDIFRENIFRAVPLLDPNLPGVK, translated from the coding sequence ATGTTTGAAAATACTAAGGTTATTGATTGCCACGGGCACATGACTACTCCGCCCGGCTTTCGCGGGGCAATTGCAAATTGGGTTTCACAGAACACGGGGCCAAGCAATCATGGGGCATTTCCTGAACTATCTGATGAAGCGATGGCAGGTGCGAATAAACGCCATTTGGATATGCTTGATGATCATAGTATTGATTACCAATTGATTTCACCGAGGCCTATAGCTATGTGGCATTGGATGCGCCCTCATCTCCAATATGACTGGGCTCATTTTACCAACGACACAATTGCTCAAATAATGAGGCTATGGCCAGAACGATTTGGAGGAATTGCACAATTACCTCAAAATCGAGATTTGGATGGATCCCATTTAGTGGAAGAGCTTGAGCGTACTGTTACGACAATGGGATTCGTCGGTGCTTTAGTTAACCCTGACCCTGGAGGGGACCGCCTGACACCTGGTATGAATGAAAAATATTGGTACCCGCTCTACGAAAAGGCGCAAGAGTTGAATGCAGTGTTGATGATTCACCCATCCATGAGTTACGACAAACGATGGGAAATTGTCCCTGCCAACTATCAAATGAATAATGTTGTGGAAGAATACATTGCGATGCAGTTACTTGAGCACGGACGCGTATTTGATGACTTCCCTAACTTAAAAGTGTTCATTTGCCATGGAGGAGGAGCACTCCACAGATTCATCAAAGAAGATTACCATCGTGGCAGTCGCGATCTAAGTAATAATTTGTGGTTTGACTCCTGTGTTCTTGAGAAAAACGTATTAGAGGCGATGATTAAGCAAAAAACACCTCAGCAAGTACTTTTTGGCACTGAAGCACCAGGCTCAGGAGGCGCGAAGCGACCTGAGTCAGGGCTTCCTAGTGATGACTTGGTTCCTGTGATAGGAGAGATGGAGTTTCTTTCGGACGAAGATAAGAAGGATATCTTTAGAGAGAATATTTTTAGAGCAGTTCCCTTGCTAGACCCTAACTTGCCGGGAGTCAAATAA